The proteins below are encoded in one region of Salmo salar chromosome ssa02, Ssal_v3.1, whole genome shotgun sequence:
- the LOC106599342 gene encoding uncharacterized protein: METPKFRFTPSQELVLKATPQAVKVAADGPPASGAQGPPVRAKKWEEVEAEARARVISEGGDPGAEMVVLSRCTVQFGKYRGQTFKWMMENDVGYMVHVVTVHQKERARERSVSQHPLMANKDALTRYSCAYPAFDEMVRFNRAHEEAKVLSSQPGQEGKALVGIGKYKWDTLQDLYEATGADRIKYVRSMRTQTPRYPGSAMAALISYIQRRDQEGVAAVARPAAASTSPTSTTRPKSAATHLGPAISAFLSRRTLAPGELQAKMKKLIASQPAVQGVSFPRPALPSTDLSDAELVKAAADIDTSVAPQVPRSLPRPLPLTSQVPVHAPVHAQSEEEDLPRQSFLPPRPSSKSAELLLPESWRSSLTKEQQRWIGHTLFTRNSFGRSTLATDLVTWWTPPQPRPIYNQPPASPDPFFACQLFLWMPVRIWAYKLACPQSGCRGTLCKAGLYKTIRRVLDIDRWYLMATEYLECGRCKKKVAGWSRDLVSQLDARHRCQFPAILTYKLSCDLRVVRMLRSRTLGNSASQTYSKLCESHSESWMRSCIRYLGECEQFLALSTGRQFTYPPEMPPVPSPVWLLTVYSHDVLSRLDEVKARVTSIFGSILKMDSTKKVTKKLAGTAADTAAWVTNVGNEHGQVLVSVLTAGEGEGLLPMAAGLMERYRLAGVAPPQLMYVDRDCCSSFGGSKTAAMFNEWDRLVVRLDIWHLMRRFASGVTTESHQLYGPFMRQLSVCIFEWDAGDVRRLLEAKRSELEGKHGMVGLTEAEVSRKIGRKEMALHCRRRTRGAAATEVLLLDLLETFNGEKGVDTLGIPLLDSIRIQEIWNEQRRHLHCIQDPPGVQLYTETGKITKGSVILPVYRCARGSTSLESFHLHLNRFIPGTRANAMHFQAFLLDGLVRWNEDRAQTAVEGKNRQPLLSYSGHLQHILNLSSQRVLGKEQVKDYSKPSKYTGELLGVEYLYSQTGRVLQDVSVDPDFPEEAAAVELLDEEDEGFQEDVDPTVHIPHVTPMIAPSSSSAAPLSGEPADAPRSGPSSPTAPEDGSSPEAPDQHGSPHPEHSSDSEGETQGPDAMPGYQHVRRLARALVEVRSRQGLSDRRVDGLVALWLALPDFDKQRLIYPARHQERIVQGRFKASKGKSSIILGKDSLQRCLLGLNSGPANWPGTSRLVEAICSQLCQIHPSATQSAGVKKSRWALILADYVAIREAVLNSPRLMAQTNIQLFELNQRTISQWYSRRQKERERMVLQQGLGLAVAPSVTAQPLPEAKPLHYQREGIQAPFPFPTPPPPRSHARPPSKDSPPKRPFSQPTWSNNPPHFPAPPKPKDNIRAALHLLQCQGQRLGGGRGWRTTQRAWRPGREGNVSITSAPNAGCRSGGRRATAASAA; this comes from the exons ATGGAAACTCCAAAGTTCCGGTTCACGCCCTCACAGGAGTTGGTCCTCAAGGCCACACCTCAGGCAGTGAAGGTGGCCGCTGACGGCCCCCCTGCTTCGGGTGCTCAGGGCCCTCCTGTGAGGGCTAAGAAGTGGGAGGAAGTGGAGGCAGAGGCTCGAGCCCGCGTCATCTCCGAGGGAGGTGACCCCGGTGCAGAGATGGTCGTCCTGAGCCGGTGCACGGTTCAGTTCGGCAAGTACCGGGGTCAGACCTTCAAGTGGATGATGGAGAACGACGTGGGCTACATGGTGCACGTGGTAACAGTGCATCAGAAGGAGAGGGCGCGAGAGCGCAGTGTTTCCCAGCATCCCCTGATGGCCAACAAGGACGCCTTGACTCGCTACTCGTGCGCCTATCCGGCCTTCGATGAGATGGTCAGGTTCAACCGGGCGCACGAGGAAGCTAAAGTCCTGTCCTCCCAGCCAG GCCAGGAGGGCAAGGCCCTTGTTGGCATCGGGAAGTACAAGTGGGACACGCTGCAGGACCTGTATGAGGCTACGGGTGCGGACAGGATAAA ATATGTCAGGAGCATGAGGACGCAGACACCCCGTTATCCTGGGAGTGCGATGGCCGCCTTGATTAGCTACATCCAACGCAGAGACCAGGAGGGGGTAGCTGCTGTGGCCAGGCCCGCCGCAGCCAGCACCAGCCCCACCAGCACCACCCGGCCCAAGAGTGCGGCTAC GCATCTTGGTCCTGCGATCTCTGCGTTCCTTTCAAGGCGCACTCTCGCCCCTGGTGAACTGCAGGCGAAGATGAAGAAACTTATTGCTTCTCAGCCTGCAGTTCAAG GGGTGTCTTTCCCTCGACCAGCACTGCCATCGACCGATCTATCGGACGCAGAGCTGGTCAAAGCAGCTGCTGACATAGACACAT CCGTAGCCCCACAGGTCCCCCGATCGCTCCCTCGGCCTCTGCCTCTAACTTCACAGGTCCCGGTCCATGCCCCGGTCCATGCCCAGAGCGAAGAGGAGGATTTGCCCCGGCAGTCCTTCCTGCCTCCAAGGCCCTCCTCAAAAAGTGCTGAG cTGCTGCTCCCAGAGAGTTGGCGTTCATCTCTCACCAAGGAGCAGCAGCGGTGGATCGGCCACACGCTGTTCACCAGGAACAGTTTTGGGAGGTCGACACTCGCCACCGACCTGGTCACGTGGTGGACGCCTCCCCAACCGCGGCCGATCTACAATCAGCCACCCGCATCCCCTGACCCCTTCTTCGCATGTCAGCTGTTCCTTTGGATGCCCGTACGTATATGGGCATACAAGCTGGCATGTCCCCAGTCTGGGTGCAGAGGCACACTCTGCAAGGCTGGGCTCTACAAGACCATCCGGAGGGTCTTGGACATCGACCGCTGGTATCTCATGGCCACTGAGTACCTGGAATGCGGTCGGTGTAAGAAGAAGGTCGCGGGGTGGTCACGGGACCTTGTCAGTCAGCTGGACGCTCGGCATCGCTGCCAGTTTCCAGCAATATTGACATACAA gctgtcCTGTGACCTGCGGGTTGTGAGGATGCTGAGGTCGCGCACTTTGGGGAACAGTGCGTCACAGACCTACAGCAAGCTGTGTGAAAGTCACAGCGAGTCGTGGATGCGGAGTTGTATACGGTACCTCGGGGAGTGCGAGCAGTTTCTGGCCTTGAGCACTGGGCGGCAGTTCACTTATCCACCGGAGATGCCCCCGGTGCCCTCACCCGTCTGGCTGCTGACAGTCTACAGCCATGACGTGCTGTCGCGGCTGGACGAGGTGAAGGCCAGGGTCACCTCCATCTTTGGGTCCATCTTAAAGATGGACTCTACAAAGAAG gtgaCTAAAAAGCTTGCGGGTACCGCTGCAGACACGGCCGCCTGGGTTACCAACGTTGGTAACGAGCATGGGCAGGTCCTCGTCAGTGTCCTCACTGCTGGTGAGGGCGAGGGCCTGCTCCCCATGGCGGCTGGTCTCATGGAGCGGTACCGGCTCGCCGGGGTGGCGCCCCCCCAGCTCATGTACGTGGACCGAGACTGCTGCTCCAGCTTCGGCGGATCAAAGACAGCTGCCATGTTCAATGAGTGGGACCGGCTGGTGGTTCGGCTGGACATCTGGCACCTGATGCGGCGGTTCGCGTCAGGTGTCACCACTGAGAGCCACCAGCTCTACGGTCCCTTCATGCGGCAGCTGTCAGTCTGCATCTTTGAGTGGGATGCAGGCGATGTCCGCAGACTGCTGGAGGCCAAGAGGTCTGAGCTGGAGGGGAAGCACGGGATGGTCGGCCTCACCGAGGCGGAGGTTTCGAGGAAGATCGGCAGGAAGGAGATGGCGCTTCACTGTCGGCGTCGTACGCGTGGGGCTGCGGCGACTGAAGTCCTTCTCCTTGACCTCCTCGAGACCTTCAACGGCGAGAAGGGGGTCGATACCCTGGGCATCCCGTTGCTGGACTCAATCCGCATCCAGGAAATCTGGAATGAGCAGAGGCGCCACCTCCACTGCATACAGGACCCACCCGGTGTACAGCTGTACACCGAGACTGGCAAAATCACCAAGGGCAGCGTGATTTTGCCGGTTTATCGCTGCGCACGGGGCTCCACATCCTTGGAGTCATTCCACCTCCACCTCAACCGGTTCATCCCAG GTACCAGGGCAAATGCAATGCATTTCCAGGCATTCCTGTTGGATGGACTGGTGAGGTGGAACGAGGACCGTGCGCAGACAGCAGTTGAGGGAAAGAACAGGCAGCCCCTGCTCTCCTACAGTGGCCACCTGCAGCACATCCTTAACCTTAGCAGCCAAAGGGTGCTTGGCAAGGAACAGGTTAAGGACTACTCCAAGCCTAGCAAGTACACGG GGGAACTCCTCGGAGTGGAGTACCTGTACTCGCAGACTGGCAGAGTGCTGCAGGATGTCAGTGTGGACCCTGACTTTCCGGAAGAGGCAGCCGCCGTCGAGCTGCTCGACGAGGAGGACGAGGGCTTTCAGGAGGATGTGGACCCGACGGTCCACATCCCTCATGTCACTCCCATGATCGCCCCGTCCTCCAGCTCAGCGGCACCTCTGTCAGGGGAACCCGCTGACGCACCCAGGTCTGGGCCATCCAGTCCCACCGCCCCTGAAGACGGAAGCTCTCCTGAGGCCCCTGATCAACACGGTTCTCCTcaccctgaacactcctctgattcagag GGGGAGACTCAAGGCCCTGATGCAATGCCGGGGTACCAGCATGTCCGCAGGCTTGCCAGGGCCTTGGTGGAGGTGAGGAGCCGTCAGGGGCTGTCGGACCGCAGGGTAGACGGTCTGGTGGCGCTGTGGCTGGCGCTGCCAGACTTTGACAAGCAACGTTTGATCTACCCTGCCCGGCACCAGGAGAGGATCGTTCAGGGGCGGTTCAAGGCATCGAAGGGGAAGTCGTCCATTATCCTAGGAAAAGACTCTCTCCAACG TTGCCTTCTCGGACTCAACTCGGGCCCTGCCAATTGGCCAGGCACCAGCCGTTTGGTGGAGGCAATTTGCAGTCAGCTCTGCCAAATCCATCCCAGCGCCACGCAGTCTGCCGGCGTCAAAAAGAGCAGGTGGGCGCTCATTCTGGCTGACTACGTGGCCATCCGGGAGGCAGTGCTGAACAGCCCGAGGTTGATGGCCCAGACCAACATTCAGCTCTTTGAGCTGAATCAAAGGACCATCAGTCAGTG GTACTCTCGGCgtcagaaggagagggagaggatggtgCTGCAGCAGGGATTGGGGCTCGCTGTTGCCCCCAGCGTCACCGCCCAGCCCCTCCCTGAAGCCAAGCCCCTCCACTACCAGCGGGAGGGAATCCAGGCACCCTTCCCTTTCCCTACGCCGCCCCCCCCCCGGTCCCACGCCAGACCACCCAGCAAGGACAGCCCGCCCAAGCGCCCATTCAGCCAGCCCACCTGGAGCAACAACCCCCCGCACTTCCCGGCCCCTCCCAAGCCCAAGGACAACATACGGGCCGCTCTTCACCTCCTCCAGTGCCAAGGACAACGgcttggaggaggaagaggatggcgGACGACACAGAGGGCGTGGCGGCCGGGAAGAGAAGGCAACGTGAGCATTACGTCTGCGCCAAATGCGGGTTGCCGAAGCGGCGGGAGACGGGCCACAGCCGCTTCGGCGGCGTAG